The sequence CACGAACGGGCCTGGGCCGCGCCACCCGGAGGGCGAGCTCCTGGACGCGTATGCGGACGGCGAGCGGACGCCGGGCTCCGTGGACCGTCACGTCCGGGGCTGCGCCGTCTGCCAGCAGACCGTGGTGGCGCTGCGCGGCGTGCGGGTCGAGCTGGCCCGGCTCGCGCCCGTCAGCATGCCGCCGGACGTCGCCCGCCGCATCCAGGAGGCGCTGACCGCGGCGCCGCTGCCGTCTGTTCCGTCAACCAGCGGCGGCCGCCGAGGCGGGCCGGGCGAGCGCCGGTCGGCCGCCGGGCGTCGAGCGGCCGACCGGCGCCGGCGGCCGATGGCCACGCACGGGGTCACCCCGCTGCGCCCGCCGGACCATTCGACGATGCTTTCCCGCGCGGCACGGCCCGAGCGGCTGATGTTCCTGGCCGTGTGCCTGCTCGTCGTGGTCGCCGGGGGCGGCCTGGTCGTCGCGCTGCACCACGCGCAGTCCTCATCCTCGGCCGCCAGCACCGCAGGCGGGCCGGCCGTCGTGGCGGACCGGGAGGACAGCGCGGACTCCGCCGCCGTCGCGCCCAACGCTGTGGCGGCCGGAACCGCCTCCGAGGGCACGGTCACCCTCGCGAACGCCAGCCCGGTCCAGTCGTTCCGGATCGCGACCAGTCGCGCGGCCCTCGCCCCGGCGAACGTCGCCCAGCACGCCAGGGACCTGCTCGCCGGCCGGGTGCCCGCCGCCGCCACCGCGCCGTTCGCCGCGACCGCGGCGGCGTCGGCCAGCGCATCGTGGGCCGCCGTCGCCACTCCGGCCCTGCTGGCCTGTTACCAGGAGCTCGTCGACACCACACACAGCCCGTTGCTAGCCGTCGACGAGGTCAGCTATCGCGGCCGCGACGCCGTCCTGGTTGTCCTCGATCTTCCGGACGGAGAGAGCACCGCGCCCAGCCCGGCGGCAACGCCGGTCGGGCCGGCCGCGGCCGCGCCCGACGCGGCCCTCGTCCCTGCGAGCCGGGACCGGATCCAGCTGACCATCGTCGATCTCGGCTGCGACGTCGGGCGCCTGCCCGCCGCGACGCTGTTCGCCGAGCAGTCGACGAAGGCAGCCTGAGTACGGCCGTCGAGGCAGGGGAACTCGCTTATTGGCACTTAACTTCCGTTTAGCCGCACTTAACCATTACATATTGCGACTGTGCGGACACAAATCCGCCTCGGACGGACCATGACACATTCAACCGTCTCGACAACTTAGAGTTACCGGGGCCGAGTCGCGTCGGCGGCCGTCCGACCGGCCGCCGAAGGCCGGCGCACGTTCGCCAGCCCCGATGGGCACCCCGCGGGGGTACCCGTCGAGGAACGGATCAGCCCGGGCCAGCGGTCCGGTCGGATCGCGGCGCGGTACCGTTCCGCCCGGCGGCAGGCTGGAACCCAGCAGGAATCTCTGACCGTCCCGCGCGGTTAGCGTGTCAGCGGCTTCGGCCGCAATGTGAAGGGAGCAGGGCGTGACAGCGCAGGACAGCGGGGTCCGGGACGTCATCATCGTCGGCTCCGGCCCGGCGGGTTACACGGCAGCGATCTATACGGCGCGCGCGAGCCTGCACCCGTTGGTGTTCGAGGGAGCCGTCTCCGCGGGTGGCGCGTTGATGACCACCACCGAGGTGGAGAACTTCCCGGGCTGGCCCGACGGCATCCAGGGCCCCGACCTCATGGACAACCTGCGCAAGCAGGCAGAGCGGTTCGGCGCGGAGCTCGTCACGGACGACGTGACCGAGGTCGACCTCACCGCGAACCCGAAGGTCGTCAAGGTCGGTGAGGAGACCTACTACGCGAAGACCGTGATCCTCGCGACCGGGTCGGCCTACCGGAAGCTGGGCGTCCCCGACGAGGGCAAGCTGCTCGGACGCGGCGTCTCGGCCTGTGCCACCTGTGACGGGTTCTTCTTCCGCGACCAGGACATCGTGGTCGTCGGCGGCGGTGACTCGGCCATGGAGGAGGCCACGTTCCTCACTAGGTTCGCCAACTCCGTGACCGTCGTCCACCGGCGGGACAAGCTACGCGCCAGCGCGATCATGGCCGAGCGCGCACTGGCGAACCCGAAGATCAAGTTCCGGTGGAACGCGGTCGTCACCGGGCTCGAGGGCGACAGCAAGCTCACCGGGGTTCGCCTGAAGGACACGGTCACCGGCGCCGACGACAAGCTGGACGTGACCGGCCTGTTCGTCGCGATCGGCCACGTGCCGCGCTCTGAGCTGTTCCGGGACCAGGTGACGCTGGACGACGAGGGCTACGTGCTCGTCGAGGCTCCGTCGACGCGAACCAACCTGGACGGGGTGTTCGCCGCCGGCGACGTCGTTGACCACACTTACCGGCAGGCCATCACCGCCGCCGGTACCGGCTGCGCCGCCGCCCTCGACGCCGAGCGCTGGATCGCCGCCCACGAAGAAAGCGCCTAAGACCACCAGGCGACCCATAGACGAGACCAACCCCAGTCGACCCGAGGAGAAGAGTTCGATGGCAGGTGCCACCACCCCGGTGACGGACAGCACGTTCGACGCCGAGGTACTGAAGAGCGACAAGCCCGTGCTGGTGGACTTCTGGGCCGAGTGGTGCGGGCCGTGCAAGATGGTCGCCCCGGTCCTGGAGGAGATCGCCGCGACGCACGGCGACCAGTTGCGGGTCGTCAAGCTCAACATCGACGAGAACCCGCAGACCGCCCGGGCCTACCAGATCATGTCGATCCCGACGATGGCGGTTTTCGTCGACGGCGCGATCGCGAAGAGCATCGTCGGCGCCAAGCCGAAGAGCGTCCTGCTCAAGGACCTCGCCGAGTACATCTGAGCCCCGGCCCCGCCGGCCCGCTTCGGCCGGTGGATGAGTCAGCCGCCAGGAGCCGCGCGGCCGCGCGGCGAGGCGCCCCCGTCGCGGGGCGCCCGCCGCTTGGCCCGACGCGCACCTCTCCGGCGCCCGACGGGTCTGCCCCCGGCAGGCTCTTCTCGGCACCGCCGGTCTCCGGCCCGCCAGTCCTCTGCCCGTCTGGGCGAGGCTGGCGGGCCGATCGCTTTTGGGGCCCACGCCGCCGGTCCGACGCGGCGGGCACCCACGGACCGGCGCGCCCCGGCCGGGTCTCGGGCGACCTGACCGGAGCCTCGGGCCACCCGCCCAGTCGCCGAGGCTCCCGCGAACCACGAGGCGGTTCCTCGGGAGGCGCCCGCGCGGTCGCGCGTCGAAGCAGCGGATTTCCAGCATCCGCACAACGCCACACCACCGGCCGCAAAGCCCGGTAGGGAAGCCGCGATAAAGGACCCTGAGAGCGCCGCTCGCGGACAGAGAAACGGAACCCACCCGGATACCCCAGCCACCTGCCGATCGCCCGTCAACGGCGACCTCAGCCGCATACGATTCGTCACTGTACGTGCGGAAATAGGTGTTCCTGACCGAGTCGTCGCGCGCGATCGGACGATTGCCGGATTCCACCGCCTAGGGCCCCGGCTGCCCGTGGTTGCCCCTTGACTGCCTCTCGGCCGGCCGCCCGGGCCGCCCTGGCTGCCGCCTCCTTCGTCCGCGCTCAGCGGCCATCGGCCGCCGCCCTTGGGCTGCCGCCCTTGACCGCCCTTCGCCACCGTCGGCTGCCCTTGCCGCCGCCCTCGACCACCGCGCAGGCTGCCTCGGCCGCCCTCGACCCGCCGCCCTCGACCCGCCGCCCTTGGCTGCCTCAGCCGCCCCAGCCGCCCCCGGCCCCCCGGCGCACTTGGCGCACTTGGCCGCTGCCCTCCGTTGCCCTCCGCGGCGCTCGACGGCGCTCGACGGCCCCGGCCTCCCGCTGCCCTCGGCGGCCCCCCGCTGCCCCTCGGCTGCGCTGGCCGTCCTGCCGCGGCCCCCGCGCCATGGCCGACCGCGATCGCCCGCTGGACCTGCCTCCCTGCGTACCGCGGCGGCAGCAGGATGCGGAGGCGAGGCGCGACCATGAGCGGCATCGCCTATGTTGGTCTTCCGTGAAGCTGCTCCGGCTCGGCGACCGCGGACCGCGCGTGGCCAACGCACGCGTCGCCCTGGCCTTCCTGTCCTTCCTGCCGGCCGCCCCGCGCCAGCCCGACGGGGAGGCCGACGGCGCGACGCGCGCCGAGGTGTTCGACGAGGACCTCGACCGTGCCGTCCGCGCGTTTCAGCAAAGTCGCGGGCTGTCGGTCGACGGCATCATCGGTCCGGACACGGCACGCTCCCTCGAGGAAGCTCGCCACGGCCTGGGCGACCGACTGCTCTACCACGCGCCGAGCCAGCCACTCATCGGCGACGACGTGGCCGCCCTGCAGGAGCGGCTCTCGAACATGGGCTTCGACGTCGGGCGCAGCGACGGAATCTTCGGGCCGCGTACCGAGTCGGCCGTCCGCGACTTCCAGCGCAACCGGGGCCTCGAGCCGGACGGGCGATGCGGCCCGCACACCCTGCGCGAGCTGAAGCGGCTGGAGCGGACCGTCACCGGCGGCCGGCCGGACATGCTGCGGGAGTCGGTACGGCTGCTGGTACGCGGCCCATCCCTGCTCGGCATGCTGGTCGCGATCGACGCCGGTCACGGCGGCGACGACCAGGGCGTCGTGGCCCACGGTCTGACGGAGCGGGACGTCGTCGCCGACCTGGCGCGCCGGCTGGAGGCCCGGCTGGTGTCCTCCGGCCTGGAGACCTTCTGGGTCCACTCCGACGACGAGTCCCCCGACGAGGCGGAGCGCGCCCGACGGGCGAACGACCAGGGCGCGGACCTCCTCGTGTCCCTCCATGTCGACGCGAGCGACTCCCCGAAGGCCGAGGGCATCTCCTGCTACTACTTCGGCAACGCCCGCGGCTCGTCGGCGGTCGGCGAGCGACTCGCCGCGCTCATCCAGAAGGAGCTCGTCTCCCGGACGGACCTGGTCGACTGTTGGACGCACGCCAAGACGTGGGACCTACTGCGCCGAACGACCATGCCAGCGGTCCGGATCGAGGTCGGCTACCTGACGAACACCCGCGACGCCGCCGCGCTCGGCTCCGCCGACTACCGCGCCAACGTCGCCGAGGCCATCCTCGCCGCCATCCAGCGGCTGTACCTCCCACCCGAGCAGGACCCCCCGACCGGCCAGCTCCGAGTCCCCCGCGTCGCCACGCCATCCTGAGAAGGCCCCCAGCTGCGCGGCGGGATGACGCCGATGCCCGTGGGGCGAGCGTGGGCGTGGGTGCCGGGCCGACAGCCCTGAGAGCGGCCGACTCTCGCCGGACATGGCGGACCTTCGGGCTACACAAGCCACGACGCAACCGAGCCATCCACCTGGATCGAGATCAGGCCAGCAGCCAAGGCCGAAGTGACGCGGGCGTTGCGGTGCGAGGCCGCAGCGAGCGACGCGAAGCCGGAGCGACGCGGGCGACGCGGGCGACGCGATGCTAGGCGAGACTGCCCACGGCGAGGCGGCGCGGCGCAGCAAGGCGCGGCGCTGCGATGGCCCCGGCTCCAGTCGCGGCGCCACGGGGCGCGGCGGCGCGCAGCTAGGCGAGAGACCGCGCGACGCGGTGAGGCGGGATTGGTGAGACGCGGCTGCGCGTGGCGAGGCGGGGGCTGCGTGCGGAGCGTTCGAGCCGGCATCCGCGGCCCCGGTGGCGGGAGGCACTGCGAGATCGCAGGGATCACCCTTACGCGACGCCGGTGAGGCGGGCAGCGGCGGTGTCCTCAAACTCCGGGGTCCCGTGCAGTGATCGCGGCATCCCCTAACAGTGCAGCGCCGCCCGACCCTGACCGCCACCAGCACCCTCCGCCCTTTCCGACACCGGTGGTCGGCCTAGCCCCGGGCCGGCGGGTCGCCCATCCGCTCGGTGACCGGCAGCCGAACGAGACTCCAGCCCTGGGAGCAGCCACCACGACGCGAGAAACCCCGCCTGGCCCTCGACAGGGTCCCGTCACGGCGCGCGGAGTCGCTAGCCCGTCGGAAGGCGGTTCAGGGGGACCGAGAAGCGCCCGCCATGCGACCGACGCGTGAACCCTTCGCCGAACGCAGGAGCCTCGGGCCTCACGAGATCCCGCAGCAGATCGAAAGACTAGGCGTTCTGCACCGGCGCGGGCGGATGCCTTCGCGGTAATCACCGGAGAAACGAGCGCACGGCAGCCACGATCGGCCGCGCGCAGTACGACCCAACTGCCTGCGCGTCGCCATCGACGGACCTTCGGGTGAGTAGCCACGCCAGGACGACCTTCACAGTCAGCCCAGGCGCTCGCTTCCCGGTGCGGCGATGGGTCGATGTTTCACGTGGAACACCGAAGAGGTCTCACCTCGCCGCACCGCATACCGCCGAGGCAACGCCACGCACTCAGCCACCAAGCAGAAGCAGGCATCGACCACTTCTGGCTCCGCTCCAAACCACACCCGCCGGCACTGAGCCGCCCGACGACAACGTCCTAGGCGCCCCGCAGGCGGTCTGACACCTACTCAAGCCCGGTCATCCTTCGATTGCCGCCCCTGGCGACGCAGGTCCCGAGACTCCCCCCGATGGGTCTGCCATACGGAGGTGAGTCCGCAGGCGGAGTCCGTGTCAGGCCTCCACAAGACAGTGCGACGGACGGCGGCCCGACCGGACCGAAGGCGGAGTCACGAAACCACGGCAGCACGGCAGCACCACAGGAGCCGGCTGCACGACAGTCCCGGAGGACGGAGCCACGAAAGGACCAGCGACCACACAGTCCGGACCGGCGACGCGTCGGGACGGGAGGACAGCCGCTCCACGCACAGCGGGATTACGAAGCGCGGGACTACGGGGCGCGTAACTGCGGAAGGGGCGTACTCGCGAAGCGCGGGATTGCGGCAGCGCAGGCGTACGGACGTGCAGGAGTACGGCAGCGCAGGAGTACGGAAGTGCAGGGGCGCAGGAACGTGGGGCTGCGGGAACGCGAGAAAGCCACAGCGGCTTCACTGAGCGCCCCGGCCGCAAGACTGCCTCGCGACGGTTCGGCAGTGCTGGGGACCGAGGACTTGGGCACGAAGGCGGGCGGCACGCGACGACTGCGCCACGTCGGCACACCAAACCGGCACCACGACGCGGCGAGGGTCCGTTCACCGCCCGCCAAGCAAACGAGCCCTGAAGACCGGGCACCGCTCGGGCAACCCATCGGCTGGGCCAGCCCTCTCACAGCAATCACCGTCGAATGTTCCACGTGAAACCTGCCCAACGCGCGACGCCACTCTCGCGGCTCCGGGACGCCGACGCCCTGCGGCACACCGCGAAGCCCCGCTGGCCCCATCCGGGCCAGACATCGAACCCTCGAAACGTGCCCAAGCCCGGCTGCGCTGACCGGCATCATCGACGCGAAGCCCGAATCGCGGTCCGGGCTCCGTCTCCGACTTGAAGCCGCCAGGACCTCGGTGCCCCGCCGCGTCGACCCAGGGATACGGACCCGGCACGGGCAACGAGCTCCGAGGCGGCCACACCACCCGGCCCAGCGTCGAAGAAGCGAACGCGGCCGCGACGCTCATCCAGCAGACCGAAACAGAGATCCGGGCGTGGCTCTGGCGCCCGTCGGGTCCCAAATCAACCAGATTCGTCAGGGTCAGCCCCGCGCGGAATCTCCGTTGTCCCGAACCCTCGTTCGGTCTCGATGCGAGCAGTCGGTGCCGAGCAACCTGCGTCCTGAGGGCCTGCAGGAATGAGGCGAGCGTGGAGGGCCACCCCACACGCCCCTGTCAGGAAGATTCCGGGAGCGACGCCTAGGCTGGGTCCAGCTACCTGGATCCCTCGACGTGCGGAGCGCCACCGATGAGTCGTCGCGTCGCCAACATCACCCTCGACAACATCGACGACCTACCCCAGCGGTGTCGTCGGTGTGTGTTCTGGGAACTCGACCCAGTCGCCCGAAGCCGGGCCGAGGAAGCCGGCGGGACCGACATCGAGAAGGAAGCCTGGGTTTCCTCGGCGCTACTCGAATGGGGCAGCTGCGGGAAAATCGTCTACGTCGACAATGTCCCCGCCGGCTTCGCGATGTACGCGCCGCCGGCCTACGTCCCCCGCTCGATCGCCTTCCCGACCAGCCCGGTCAGCGCTGACGCCGTACTGCTGATGACCGCGAAAATCGTGGACGAGTTCGCGGGCCAAGGCCTCGGGCGGGTACTCGTCCAAGCAATGGTGAAGGACGTCATCCGGCGTGGCTACCGAGCCATTGAGGCGTTCGGGGACCTGCGCCAGGACGAAGGCACCAAATGTGTCGTCCCCGCCGACTATCTGCTCTCGGTCGGCTTCAAGACGGTTCGCCCGCATCGTCGCTGGCCTCGGCTGCGCCTTGAGGTGAAGAACGCTGTCACCTGGCGCGAGGACGTCGAGGTCGCGTTGGAGCGCCTTCTCGGTTCGATGAACCCCGAGGGGATCCTCCGGCCCATCGGGGGCGGTACGCCTACTCCGGCCCCGGCTCCCGCCTGAGCCCGAGCCGCGCGGACCGGGCCAGAGCCGGCGTGATCACGAGGTCGGGCCGCTCGTGGATTGCACAACGGCCGGGCCGAGCCGTCGCCCAGTGGGCTGGCTACGTGCCCGGGACGATGGCGGCGACGATGCGTTCCAGATCCTCGATGCTGGCGAACTCGACGGTTATCTTGCCTCGGTTCCGGCCCATGTCGACCTTCACCTTGGTGTCCAGGCGGTCGGAAAGACGCTCGGCGACCTGGGACAGCGCCGGCGGCGTATGGCGGGGCGACCGCGGCGCGCGCTTCCGTGGCCCTTCCTCGCCCAGCGCCACGATTTCTTCGACGGCGCGCACCGACAGTCCCTCGGCGACGATCCGGGTGGCAAGGCGGTCCTGCGCCTCGGTGTCCTCGAGCGCGAGCAGCGCCCGGGCATGGCCGGCAGACAGCACGCCGGCGGCGACCCTGCGCTGGACAGCAGGCGGGAGTGCGAGGAGCCGGATCGTGTTCGTGACGTGGGACCGAGAGCGGCCCAGCTTGCTGGCGAGCTGGTCATGGGTGGCACCGAACTCGCGCAGCAACTGCTCGTAGGCCGCTGCCTCTTCAAGGGGGTTGAGCTGCTGGCGGTGCAGGTTCTCCAGCAGGGCGTCCCGCAGCATCTGGTCGTCGGCGGTCTCCCGCACGATCGCCGGAATCTCGGTCAGCCCGGCAAGCTTCGAGGCCCGCCAGCGGCGCTCACCCATGACCAGCTCGTACCGATCGGGCAGCACCTCGCGGACCACGACCGGCTGAAGCAGGCCGACCTCGCGCAGGCTGGCCGCGAGCTCCTCCAGCGCTTCCTCGTCGAAGACGGTCCGAGGCTGTCGTGGATTCGGCTCCACCCAGTCGACCGGGATCTCCCGGAAGACAGCGCCGTGGACCGGCACAGGCTCCGACCCAGGCCGGGTCGACGTGCCGTTGCCGTTGCCGCCGGAACCGTAGCTGTCGTATCCCTCCGGCGCGGTGGGAATGAGCGCGCCGAGCCCCTTGCCGAGTCCGCCGACCCGCCGCGGGGGCGGGCTCATCGAACGGTTCCGTTCGGTGCGTCGACGCCGCGCTCGGCCAGCTCCCGGGCAGCCGCGAGGTAGGACAGCGACCCACGCGAAACCGGGTCATACGTCAGGGCAGACTGCCCATAGCTGGGCGCCTCCGCCAGCCGGACGTTGCGAGGGATGGTCGTCCCCAGCACCCGGTCGCCGAAGTGCTCCTTGACCTCCGCGACAACCTGATCGGCAAGCCGGGTCCGCGAGTCATACATGGTCAGCAGGATCGTGGTGAGCCGAAGCTCCTGGTTCAGATGAGCCTGCACCAGGTCGACGTTGCGCAGCAGCTGCCCAAGTCCCTCCAGCGCGTAGTACTCGCACTGGATGGGGATGAGCAGCTCTTTCGCCGCCACGAGCGCATTCACCGTGAGCAGACCCAGCGACGGCGGGCAGTCGATGAAGACGTAATCGACCTCGACGTCCTTGGAAAGGGAAGCGATCGCCTTCCGTAGCCGACCTTCCCGAGCCACCATCGAGACCAGCTCGATCTCGGCTCCGGCAAGATCGATGGTCGCGGGGGCGCAGTAGAGGCCGTCTGCCTCCCCGGACTGCACGACCACCTCGTGCAGCGGCCGGTCACCGAGCAGGACCTCGTAGATGGATGGCACCCCGGACCGGTGTTCCACCCCGAGCGCCGTCGATGCGTTGCCCTGGGGGTCAAGATCGACGACCAGGACGCGGACTCCGTGCATTGCCAGGGCCGCCGCGAGGTTGACGGTCGTCGTGGTCTTACCGACG is a genomic window of Pseudofrankia inefficax containing:
- the trxB gene encoding thioredoxin-disulfide reductase; this encodes MTAQDSGVRDVIIVGSGPAGYTAAIYTARASLHPLVFEGAVSAGGALMTTTEVENFPGWPDGIQGPDLMDNLRKQAERFGAELVTDDVTEVDLTANPKVVKVGEETYYAKTVILATGSAYRKLGVPDEGKLLGRGVSACATCDGFFFRDQDIVVVGGGDSAMEEATFLTRFANSVTVVHRRDKLRASAIMAERALANPKIKFRWNAVVTGLEGDSKLTGVRLKDTVTGADDKLDVTGLFVAIGHVPRSELFRDQVTLDDEGYVLVEAPSTRTNLDGVFAAGDVVDHTYRQAITAAGTGCAAALDAERWIAAHEESA
- a CDS encoding N-acetyltransferase GCN5 — protein: MSRRVANITLDNIDDLPQRCRRCVFWELDPVARSRAEEAGGTDIEKEAWVSSALLEWGSCGKIVYVDNVPAGFAMYAPPAYVPRSIAFPTSPVSADAVLLMTAKIVDEFAGQGLGRVLVQAMVKDVIRRGYRAIEAFGDLRQDEGTKCVVPADYLLSVGFKTVRPHRRWPRLRLEVKNAVTWREDVEVALERLLGSMNPEGILRPIGGGTPTPAPAPA
- a CDS encoding ParA family protein; the protein is MAGSVNGVDRQHVNSNDGHADGRVPRETASTGLGMDPLDPSTPIGAAAAAAVEALTMERRRPFPRPTRRRIFAVANQKGGVGKTTTTVNLAAALAMHGVRVLVVDLDPQGNASTALGVEHRSGVPSIYEVLLGDRPLHEVVVQSGEADGLYCAPATIDLAGAEIELVSMVAREGRLRKAIASLSKDVEVDYVFIDCPPSLGLLTVNALVAAKELLIPIQCEYYALEGLGQLLRNVDLVQAHLNQELRLTTILLTMYDSRTRLADQVVAEVKEHFGDRVLGTTIPRNVRLAEAPSYGQSALTYDPVSRGSLSYLAAARELAERGVDAPNGTVR
- a CDS encoding ParB/RepB/Spo0J family partition protein; translation: MSPPPRRVGGLGKGLGALIPTAPEGYDSYGSGGNGNGTSTRPGSEPVPVHGAVFREIPVDWVEPNPRQPRTVFDEEALEELAASLREVGLLQPVVVREVLPDRYELVMGERRWRASKLAGLTEIPAIVRETADDQMLRDALLENLHRQQLNPLEEAAAYEQLLREFGATHDQLASKLGRSRSHVTNTIRLLALPPAVQRRVAAGVLSAGHARALLALEDTEAQDRLATRIVAEGLSVRAVEEIVALGEEGPRKRAPRSPRHTPPALSQVAERLSDRLDTKVKVDMGRNRGKITVEFASIEDLERIVAAIVPGT
- a CDS encoding N-acetylmuramoyl-L-alanine amidase — protein: MKLLRLGDRGPRVANARVALAFLSFLPAAPRQPDGEADGATRAEVFDEDLDRAVRAFQQSRGLSVDGIIGPDTARSLEEARHGLGDRLLYHAPSQPLIGDDVAALQERLSNMGFDVGRSDGIFGPRTESAVRDFQRNRGLEPDGRCGPHTLRELKRLERTVTGGRPDMLRESVRLLVRGPSLLGMLVAIDAGHGGDDQGVVAHGLTERDVVADLARRLEARLVSSGLETFWVHSDDESPDEAERARRANDQGADLLVSLHVDASDSPKAEGISCYYFGNARGSSAVGERLAALIQKELVSRTDLVDCWTHAKTWDLLRRTTMPAVRIEVGYLTNTRDAAALGSADYRANVAEAILAAIQRLYLPPEQDPPTGQLRVPRVATPS
- the trxA gene encoding thioredoxin; translated protein: MAGATTPVTDSTFDAEVLKSDKPVLVDFWAEWCGPCKMVAPVLEEIAATHGDQLRVVKLNIDENPQTARAYQIMSIPTMAVFVDGAIAKSIVGAKPKSVLLKDLAEYI